One Alphaproteobacteria bacterium DNA window includes the following coding sequences:
- a CDS encoding formaldehyde-activating enzyme, whose product MAKITKVCVGEALVGDGNEIAHIDLILGPRGGPAEATFCHTLTSQREGVNGLLAVIG is encoded by the coding sequence ATGGCGAAGATCACCAAGGTGTGCGTCGGCGAAGCACTCGTCGGCGACGGCAATGAAATCGCCCATATAGATTTGATTTTGGGACCGCGCGGCGGTCCCGCGGAAGCCACGTTTTGTCATACGCTCACGAGCCAGCGCGAAGGCGTCAACGGTCTTTTGGCCGTGATTGGCC